The segment CAAGGCCTGCACCCGAAATGGCACCGAAACCCCGAAGCGCCGCAGGCGCAGGCCCGGCCCCGCGCAGGCCAGGGCCGTGAGCGGGTTCACCACCGCCAGGCCCAGGCCCTGCTGCACCAGGGCGCAGACGGCCACGGCGCTGTGCGTCTCCAGCCGCAGCCGCCGCGCCACGCCGGCCGCGCCGAAGATCGCGTCCAGCTGCTGCCGGTAGGGGTCTTCGGGGGAGAGGCTGACGAAATCTTCCCCCGCAAAATCCGCCGGCGTCAGGCAGGGCTTGGCCAGCAGGCGGTGCCCGGCGGGCAGCACACAGACCTCGTCCAGGGCCAGCAGGGCCTCGCTGCGCGTGCCCGGGGCCGAGAGGCCCGATTCCGACAGGCCCAGATCGAAGCGCTGCGCCCCCATCCATTCCTCCAGCAGGGGCGACTCCTGGGGCGTGATCGCCAGCTCGGCCGCCGGGTGCTGGCGCAGAAAGTCCGCGCAGGCCGCGGGCAGCAGGGCATGGCTCAGGGCCGGCAGGCAGAGCACCGACAGCCGGGAGGCCGCCTCGGCGCGCCCCAGCTGCGCGGCCCGTTCCATCACCCGGCCCAGCCCCTGGAAGCTGCGCTGCACCTCGTCGAACAGGGCCAGGGCGCGGGCATTGGGGCGCAGCCGCCCGGCCTGGCGCTCGAAAAGCGCATAGCCCAGCAACTGCTCCAGCCGCGCCAGCTCCCGGCTCACCGTGGGCTGGCTGCTGTGCAGCAGGGCGGCAGCGCCGGTGACGCTGCCGGCCGTCATCACGGCGCGGAAGACCTCGATATGGCGGTGACCGATGCTCATGGGCTAAACCATATCAGGATTGAATTGATTAAAGAAATCAAAGCATTTGATTGAATGATGTGGCGCAGGCATGCTGGTGCTCTTCAAGAATCCTGCCCGGCCTGCACCATGCCCCGTCCCGTCTCCGCCCCCCTGCTCTGGAATCTGGCCGAACGCTTCGGCACCCCCCTCTGGGTCTATGACGCGGCCCTCATCCGCAGCCGGATCGCGGCGCTCCAGGCCTTCGACACCATCCGCTTCGCGCAGAAGGCCTGCTCCAACACCCATATCCTCAAGCTGATGCGCGAGCAGGGGGTGAAGGTGGATGCCGTCTCGCGCGGCGAGATCCTGCGCGCCCTGGCCGCCGGCTACCGCGCCGGCGCGGATGGCGAGATCGTCTTCACCGCCGATCTGCTGGACCGCGAGACCCTGGCCACCGTGGCCGAGCACCGCGTGCCGGTGAATGCCGGTTCCATCGACATGCTGGGCCAGCTGGCCGCGGTCTCGCCCGGTCACCCGGTCTGGCTGCGCATCAACCCCGGCTTCGGCCATGGCCACAGCAACAAGACCAATACCGGCGGCGAGCACAGCAAGCACGGCATCTGGCATAGCGAGCTGGGCGCCGCGCTGGACGTGATCCGCGCCCAGGGCCTGAAGCTGGTCGGCCTGCACATGCACATCGGTTCGGGCGTGGACTATGGCCATCTGGCCCAGGTCTGCGGCGCCATGGTGGACCTGGTGCGCCAGGCCCACGAGGCCGGCCACGATCTGCAGGCCATCTCGGCCGGCGGCGGGCTCTCCATTCCCTACCGCGAGGGCGGGGCGGTGATCGACACGGC is part of the Shinella sp. XGS7 genome and harbors:
- a CDS encoding LysR family transcriptional regulator; the encoded protein is MSIGHRHIEVFRAVMTAGSVTGAAALLHSSQPTVSRELARLEQLLGYALFERQAGRLRPNARALALFDEVQRSFQGLGRVMERAAQLGRAEAASRLSVLCLPALSHALLPAACADFLRQHPAAELAITPQESPLLEEWMGAQRFDLGLSESGLSAPGTRSEALLALDEVCVLPAGHRLLAKPCLTPADFAGEDFVSLSPEDPYRQQLDAIFGAAGVARRLRLETHSAVAVCALVQQGLGLAVVNPLTALACAGPGLRLRRFGVSVPFRVQALLPEFRPAQPLALALLSSLRLTAQTLAAQLDQALEGPIAY
- the lysA gene encoding diaminopimelate decarboxylase, giving the protein MPRPVSAPLLWNLAERFGTPLWVYDAALIRSRIAALQAFDTIRFAQKACSNTHILKLMREQGVKVDAVSRGEILRALAAGYRAGADGEIVFTADLLDRETLATVAEHRVPVNAGSIDMLGQLAAVSPGHPVWLRINPGFGHGHSNKTNTGGEHSKHGIWHSELGAALDVIRAQGLKLVGLHMHIGSGVDYGHLAQVCGAMVDLVRQAHEAGHDLQAISAGGGLSIPYREGGAVIDTAHYFGLWDAARQQAEALLGHGLHLEIEPGRFLVAEAGLLLAEVRATKNAGANHFVLVDAGFNELMRPAMYGAFHAMEILPRDGVARPQRPSVVAGPLCESGDVFTQEDGGVVVPRDLAEARVGDLLLIHDTGAYGASMSSNYNSRPLIAEVLVEGDDPASARLIRRRQTVEELLALESGL